In one Parageobacillus genomosp. 1 genomic region, the following are encoded:
- the coxB gene encoding cytochrome c oxidase subunit II, with product MKKWLRNWRLFSLFSVMALLLAGCGKPFLSTLQPAGEAADMEYSLMLLSTAIMVLVVVVVTIIFVYVVLRFRQRKGEENKIPKQVEGNHKLEIIWTVIPIILLLILAVPTVYATFKLADVKPMNKEKRDKHTVVVNVRANLYWWEFEYPDYGVITSQDLVVPTNERVYFNLKSSDVKHSFWIPAVGGKMDTNIETKNQFWLEFDQKAADKAGGIFYGKCAELCGPSHALMDFKVRALPRNEFDAWIKKMQNAKKPVVTDPVAKQGEAIFNKSCIGCHAVTPLDKRPEQARTAPNLANFGDRTRIAGVLAHNEENLKKWLKDPESVKPGNKMAGTYGNLTDEQINALTKYLMSLKVE from the coding sequence ATGAAAAAATGGCTACGTAACTGGCGCTTATTTTCTCTTTTTAGTGTAATGGCGCTTCTGTTAGCCGGCTGTGGAAAGCCGTTTTTATCGACGCTTCAGCCGGCAGGTGAAGCAGCAGACATGGAATATTCACTCATGCTGCTTAGCACGGCCATTATGGTGCTCGTTGTTGTTGTGGTAACGATTATCTTTGTATACGTTGTCCTTCGTTTCCGGCAACGTAAAGGCGAGGAAAACAAAATTCCAAAACAGGTGGAAGGAAACCATAAGCTCGAAATTATTTGGACTGTTATTCCGATTATTCTCTTGCTTATTTTGGCAGTTCCAACGGTTTATGCAACCTTTAAACTTGCGGACGTCAAACCGATGAACAAAGAAAAACGCGATAAACATACCGTTGTTGTTAACGTCCGCGCTAATCTTTATTGGTGGGAATTTGAATATCCAGACTATGGAGTTATTACAAGCCAAGATTTAGTGGTTCCAACAAATGAGCGAGTGTATTTCAATTTAAAATCTTCTGATGTCAAACACTCGTTCTGGATTCCTGCGGTCGGTGGAAAAATGGATACAAACATAGAAACGAAAAACCAATTTTGGCTTGAATTTGACCAAAAAGCGGCCGACAAAGCAGGAGGCATTTTCTACGGAAAATGTGCGGAGCTTTGCGGTCCGTCCCATGCATTAATGGACTTTAAAGTTAGAGCGCTTCCACGCAATGAGTTTGACGCTTGGATCAAAAAGATGCAAAATGCGAAAAAGCCGGTTGTCACAGATCCGGTTGCCAAACAAGGGGAAGCAATTTTCAATAAAAGCTGTATTGGCTGCCATGCAGTTACACCGTTGGACAAACGCCCAGAGCAGGCACGTACGGCGCCAAACTTGGCAAACTTCGGCGATCGCACGCGCATTGCCGGTGTTTTAGCACATAATGAGGAAAACCTAAAGAAATGGCTAAAAGATCCTGAAAGTGTGAAGCCTGGAAATAAAATGGCAGGCACATATGGCAACTTAACGGATGAGCAAATTAATGCTTTAACAAAATACTTAATGAGTCTAAAGGTTGAATAA
- the cyoE gene encoding heme o synthase → MANLKTMSEHADHAGERSRVNIGIIWKELSSVIKIGIVNSNLITTFTGLWLALYFTGEGFLENLHIVFFALFGAALVIAGSCSINNFIDRDIDRFMERTKARPTVTGTMEPKRVLWLGIALVTVGTISLLMTTVTAAVVGLIGMVTYVFLYTMWSKRNYTLNTVIGSISGAVPPVIGWTAVDPSFHVVPIILFLIMFLWQPPHFLALAMKRCEEYRAAGIPMLPVVHGFAITKRQIVVWVACLLPLPFYLFSLGVPFLTIATLLNVGWLALGLYGFKMKDDLKWAKWMFIYSLNHLTILFVAMVIATLW, encoded by the coding sequence ATGGCAAATTTAAAAACGATGTCTGAACATGCTGACCACGCGGGAGAGCGCTCGCGTGTAAATATAGGGATTATTTGGAAAGAACTTTCCTCCGTCATTAAAATAGGAATCGTCAACTCGAATTTAATCACCACTTTTACCGGACTATGGTTGGCGCTCTATTTTACGGGGGAAGGTTTTTTGGAAAATCTTCATATTGTATTTTTTGCGTTGTTTGGTGCTGCACTCGTTATAGCAGGTTCGTGCAGCATTAATAACTTTATTGACCGCGATATCGACCGGTTTATGGAACGGACAAAAGCGCGGCCGACCGTAACGGGAACGATGGAACCAAAGCGGGTGCTTTGGCTTGGGATCGCTCTAGTAACGGTAGGAACGATTAGCCTGCTAATGACGACGGTTACCGCTGCTGTCGTCGGGCTAATCGGAATGGTTACTTACGTATTTTTGTACACGATGTGGTCAAAGCGAAATTATACGCTTAACACCGTTATCGGCAGCATCTCCGGTGCCGTGCCGCCGGTCATTGGATGGACAGCGGTAGATCCAAGCTTCCATGTTGTTCCGATCATTTTATTTTTAATTATGTTTCTATGGCAGCCGCCGCACTTTTTGGCACTAGCAATGAAACGGTGCGAAGAGTACCGTGCCGCAGGCATCCCGATGCTTCCGGTTGTGCACGGCTTTGCGATCACAAAGCGGCAGATCGTTGTATGGGTTGCATGCTTATTGCCACTGCCATTTTATCTGTTCTCATTAGGCGTGCCGTTTTTAACTATTGCTACGTTATTAAACGTGGGGTGGCTTGCATTAGGGCTTTATGGGTTTAAAATGAAAGATGATTTGAAGTGGGCAAAGTGGATGTTTATTTATTCGCTTAATCATTTGACGATTTTATTTGTGGCGATGGTCATCGCTACCCTTTGGTAA